The following are from one region of the Gossypium hirsutum isolate 1008001.06 chromosome D03, Gossypium_hirsutum_v2.1, whole genome shotgun sequence genome:
- the LOC107907811 gene encoding UPF0496 protein At5g66670 — protein MTDEKKFVKTLSELKRFKAAEKHFLEESLVPQGAIRGQQESMLALSMKPVVTALASALTVAIAPAWKWCDGRWKRNVEKVKQQKLTTRMKHNALLHTTTIHIMACVTNLEEKIRSLSKPIHVVLGEEYVLKVAMDDININSKAIRETIENLL, from the exons ATGACCGATGAGAAGAAATTTGTTAAGACCTTGTCGGAACTGAAGAGGTTCAAAGCAGCCGAAAAGCATTTCCTTGAGGAGTCACTTGTACCGCAAGGCGCAATCCGTGGGCAGCAAGAATCGATGCTAG CCTTGTCCATGAAGCCTGTAGTGACAGCTTTGGCTAGTGCGTTGACGGTTGCTATAGCTCCAGCCTGGAAATGGTGCGACGGGCGTTGGAAGCGGAACGTGGAAAAGGTGAAACAGCAGAAGTTAACAACTAGAATGAAGCACAATGCTCTACTTCATACTACCACAATCCACATAATGGCGTGCGTTACCAATTTGGAAGAAAAGATCAGATCACTGTCGAAGCCCATTCATGTCGTGCTTGGAGAAGAATATGTTTTGAAGGTGGCGATGGATGACATCAACATAAATTCAAAAGCTATTAGGGAAACCATCGAGAATTTGCTTTGA
- the LOC121215278 gene encoding elongation of fatty acids protein 3-like, with protein MIAGVTNYLSQHPSIVAFRWSHTQSWGSTWSFLVTSIAFYLIVSVMTHLFLCLLVRRGKPVSLGPIPALHSLMMSVVSAIIFAGILLSTAAEIKETRWFWRRTKTPFQWLLCFPLGTRPSGRVFFWSYIFYLSRFLHMFRTIFSIFKTRKLTFFHLFNNSILTIMSFIWLEFSQSFQVLAILFTTLVYSAVYGYRFWTAIGLRSACFPFVLNCQIVLLSCNLVCHIGVLTLHFMKGGCNGIGAWVLNSVLNGVILLLFLKFYVQSRRKKFGRNGEIGKDKDL; from the coding sequence ATGATCGCCGGCGTTACGAATTACCTTTCCCAACACCCATCAATTGTTGCTTTCCGTTGGAGTCATACACAATCATGGGGTTCAACATGGTCGTTCCTCGTCACGTCTATAGCTTTTTACCTTATCGTCTCCGTCATGACGCATCTGTTTTTATGCCTCCTCGTCCGCCGTGGGAAACCGGTTTCTTTAGGTCCGATCCCGGCGTTGCATAGTTTGATGATGAGTGTTGTTTCGGCTATCATATTCGCCGGAATCCTCCTTTCCACCGCCGCAGAAATAAAAGAAACCAGATGGTTTTGGCGGAGAACAAAAACCCCATTTCAATGGCTTCTTTGTTTCCCACTCGGAACCCGTCCCTCTGGCCGTGTATTTTTCTGGTCATATATCTTTTACCTTTCTCGGTTCCTCCATATGTTCCGTACAATCTTCTCCATTTTTAAAACCAGGAAACTCACCTTCTTCCACCTTTTCAACAACTCCATTTTAACCATTATGTCTTTCATTTGGCTTGAATTCTCACAATCGTTTCAAGTATTGGCTATTTTATTCACCACCCTCGTTTACTCCGCCGTGTACGGCTACCGGTTCTGGACGGCGATCGGGCTGAGAAGTGCTTGTTTCCCTTTTGTCCTTAATTGTCAAATTGTGTTATTAAGCTGCAATTTGGTGTGTCATATTGGAGTTTTAACGTTACATTTTATGAAAGGTGGGTGTAATGGAATTGGAGCTTGGGTTTTAAACTCTGTTCTAAATGGGgttattttgttattgtttttgaaattttatgttcAGAGCAGAAGGAAAAAATTTGGCAGAAATGGTGAAATTGGGAAAGATAAAGATTTGTGA
- the LOC107909366 gene encoding calcium uniporter protein 2, mitochondrial, whose product MALKKTLVEKLFNISKISSQAVTNCRISSTTIQNRISKNAGKATAEMAPDPGDLNGAGNGVFKRFLHKGSAVSPAMRTLPRGKDLIEKLKEIDMSKDRIRLDGLNLNPVLTAKPVVTEVTSLSVQELKKLLRVGQLEAVKTRLMKTGKTWISYSDFIRICGESCSDPEQGLQFAKSLDESGNVIVLGNVVVLRPDQVAKALGGLIPLPEPGLNDPRRKELIELEQQKAAIDTKADSLVRRELWLGLAYLVVQTAGFMRLTFWELSWDVMEPICFYVTSMYFMAGYAFFLRTSKEPSFEGFYQSRFNAKQKKLIESQGFDIRRYNELKEIFYPDSSSQQAFTTASFDHSE is encoded by the exons ATGGCGTTGAAGAAAACTTTGGTGGAGAAGCTTTTCAATATTTCGAAAATTTCATCACAAGCTGTTACCAATTGCCGGATTTCATCAACGACGATTCAAAATCGAATCTCGAAGAATGCCGGGAAAGCTACGGCCGAAATGGCACCGGATCCGGGAGATCTTAACGGTGCCGGTAATGGTGTGTTCAAGCGGTTTCTTCATAAAGGATCTGCGGTTTCACCGGCAATGAGGACGTTACCGAGGGGGAAAGATTTGATTGAGAAGTTGAAGGAGATTGATATGTCGAAGGATCGGATCCGTTTAGACGGGTTGAACTTGAACCCGGTCTTGACGGCTAAACCGGTGGTGACGGAGGTGACTTCGTTGTCGGTTCAGGAATTGAAGAAGTTATTAAGGGTGGGGCAGTTGGAAGCGGTGAAAACGAGGTTGATGAAGACAGGTAAAACCTGGATTTCGTATTCGGATTTCATTCGGATCTGCGGTGAAAGCTGTTCGGATCCAGAACAAGGATTGCAGTTCGCTAAATCGTTAGATGAATCTGGAAACGTCATCGTGCTGGGAAACGTCGTCGTTTTACGACCCGATCAG GTAGCAAAAGCACTTGGTGGTCTAATTCCTTTACCCGAACCCGGTCTGAATGACCCGAGACGAAAAGAATTAATCGAGTTGGAGCAACAAAAAGCCGCGATCGATACGAAAGCTGATTCCTTGGTCCGTCGTGAACTCTGGCTCGGTTTAGCTTACTTGGTGGTTCAAACCGCTGGGTTCATGAGACTAACCTTTTGGGAACTCTCATGGGATGTGATGGAACCTATTTGCTTCTACGTCACTTCCATGTACTTCATGGCCGGATATGCATTTTTCCTTAGAACGTCCAAAGAACCTTCTTTCGAAGGATTCTATCAAAGCAGGTTCAACGCCAAACAGAAGAAACTTATCGAGTCTCAAGGCTTTGATATCCGAAGATATAATGAATTGAAAGAAATATTTTACCCAGATTCATCTTCTCAACAAGCCTTTACAACAGCATCATTTGATCATTCCGAATAA